Genomic segment of Salvia hispanica cultivar TCC Black 2014 chromosome 2, UniMelb_Shisp_WGS_1.0, whole genome shotgun sequence:
TATAGATACACCGGGCCTTTTGTTGTGCATTCCGCAGAGCATTGCGATTCCAGTAAGTTCAGCTGAATTCGGCTTCTCCTCGCTGATTGCACGTTTGATTCCAACTTTATAATTTGAGAGTATGAATTTGCGCTTCTCTGGAACTGAGACCGCAGCGCCGATCTTCTTAGTTAAGCTTTTATCTTAGGCTGTTGTTAACTAAGATTTTATGCGGTGTTTGGTGATGGAAGTCTCGGTTTTCTTCGAGTCTTGAAAATTTATGCGGAGAGCAAAGCGAATGCCCAGAATGTGATGTAAATGTCAAATTGGACCAAAGAAATCCAGAGTTTGCTGGTTGTATTGTTGTTTGAATTAGGTGAGAGTAAAAAGTACTGATTAGGTTTATTAGTCTATTTGTTCTGGCTATTGGACTTGTTTAGGTCGTGCATCTGGATTCAAAGCCTTGAAACCAAAATTCAGCAAAAGCATTGACGAATGAGATTACAGGTAGATTTTAAAGTCTGATAGACATGCCGTTTATTTATTAAGATGATAAAGTAATTTGAAGGCGAGGAGCCAATGTTTGTGTCTTGTTGCTTATGTAGCTTCTAAATAAGACATTTTCCTGATGACTTCTGCTTTCCCTATTGTATTGTTCTTATCTTAAAATAATCCAGAAGAAAACATTTGAAAACCATTACATAAATTTAGATTACATGGTAGTATGGTAGTACTACATGAGATAAGGATATGTGCCATCTGTCTACTTAATTTTTCTCGGTACCATTCTTGATCCTCTTGCTTGCAAACATGCCCGATATGTGTTACTGGTCAGCTCCTTCGGGCTTGGATTCCCTTAATAGCTTCTGTTGCTTCTTGGAGCTGTAGTGCATGTCATTGATGGCCGGTCGATTCCACGATCCAGTGGGCATCTTCCAgctttttcttctcccaactAGAAAGAGATCGATACAACCAGAAAGGCTAGTCCTCGTGCATGACTTGATCCACTGGGCTAAAGTCACATGATACACTTGTATTATGCAAGTCAGGTTTTACCgttactcacatttcattaagtTAGTAAGTAGGCcatatattccattaatttattacattttcaactcacatttcttcatatttcttacAATTTGCGAAGAATAAAGCACTCCTAATCGTGTATACAGTATACTTGCTACAATATTTCAAGTCCCTAACCGGTTGATTCTGAACAATTTGTGCCACATATCACATCCATAGAAACAAACACCTGGCTCTGATCGCTGTGAATCCCTTCGGCATCATTATCATCATCTTCCACCACCGTTGTCTCCTGTAACGCTGCTGCTAATTCGAGGCCCATCACCACATCAGCCATGCTAGGCCTTTCTAGTGGCTGAATGTGTATGCACCTCCCTGCTATTCCAACAAACACATCCAAACAACCTGCTGAAATCTGCCCCTCAAGGTTGCTGTCAATGAGCCCGTCCACTCGTCCTTCTCGTACACAAGTTCGAGCCCATCCAGCCAGGCTATGCTGCTCCTCATCCAGCCTCACATCCACCGCAGCTCTTCCAGAAATAAGCTCGAACAGAACCACTCCAAATGCATACACATCTGATTTTCTTGTCAGCTGATGAGTCGAAAGGTATTTCGGATCCAAGTACCCGAAGGTGCCCTTGACGTTGGTGCTGATATGAGTGAACGAATCGTTCGACTCTCCCATTTTGGACAGTCCAAAATCAGATATCTTGGCGACCCAGTTTTGGTCGAGTAGGATGTTAGTGGACTTGACGCCGCGGTGTATGACGGCGTGTTCAGCACCGGTGTGGAGATAGTGCAATCCTTTTGCAGCGCCTATGGAGATCTGGAGGCGGTGCTTCCATGATAATTGGGGGTTGTGGGAGCTGTAGAGATGGTCATGTAAAGAGCCGTGGGCCATGTAATCGTAGACCAATATCATCTCGCCGTCCTCATCGCAGTAGCCGATTAGTGATACCAAGTGGAGGTGCCCCAGCTTCGACAACATGTGGATTTTGGTTAGGAACTCATGAGCCCCTTGATTTGACGATGGGTTGAGCCGTTTTATCGCCAGGGTGGTGGCGCCGTCATCTATGACTCCCATGTAAACGCACCCAAATCCCCCTCTCCCGATGATGGATTTTCTATCTAGGTTGGATGTTGCAGCTTTGATCTCAGTGAGCGAGAAATATCTGCAGGATTTCCAAGGGTGCGAATCTACAGTATTACTAGTTGTGGATGTTGACGTGGTTGAAGAAGGTAGGAAGGATGACTCAGCAGCACTGCCATAAGATGGTTTCTTCGCTTTATTCAGCCTCAGGAAAGCTCCAGTCACTGCAAGGATGCCAACCACActcccaaaaattaaaatcaattttcgaattttcttCTCCTGGTTGGGCTTCACCGTCAGCTCAAAAGATTTGACCACAGGCTCAGGGTTGGCGGATGCTAGGCTCCCGTTGGTATTATTGATCTTGAAAATTTCAAGGCCGTTCAAGAAAGCATTACGATACTCTGCAGAGTCAGGATGCAAAGACACACTGATCAGGTTTTGATTCCCATAATCGTGGTAACTAGAGGGCCACATAATGTGGTCCTGGAAGGTGGGAATTAGAGGGCCACCGGCCATATCGACAACATCGAATGCAGGATAAGCCTCATTGTtaacgaaaatagaaaaagtccTTTGTCCTGACTTGGTTACACCTTGCGTAAATTCACAAAAGTGCAACCTGACAAGATAGTTAAACCCTGAATCCACTGGAAATTCCCAATTTAAGCTGCTGGTGTTATAGGTCATTCTGGCACTTGCGTAGACTATATCTGGAGCAGTGTATGGAACAGTGGCCTTAATCTTGGAATTGCCGATGGCCCGAGTGTAACCAAAATCTTGACCAATTAAGTAGTCATGATCTGAGTACCATGCCCGGTACATGCCACTGTCGTCTTCAATATTAACTCTGCCACCGCCAACGTTTAGCCTGTAATGAGTCTCAAGAGCTGAATTGCTACGACCCAGAATGTTCTCCCAAATTAATTTGGTTGAATCATTTATACGTAAGTAGAGTTCATCCGGGATTGACACAATTTCAATGCCATTCACGAAGCCGGTGGAGTGTGGCTCGGGGGAGAAAGTTAAAACTAGTGTTTGATTATAATCTTCGATATCAATGGCGAATTCTTTCATGAAAGATGGCTGTGAAGAATTCTGGGAATGAAGGAAAGCGCTGAAATTGGTCAGTAGATTAAAGGAATTTGCAGAGACAGAGAAGAGAGATTTAGAAGTGTCTTGGTGGGAGTAAATGTTGGGGTGGAAGTAGAGGCGAAGGAATTTCTGGCCTTTGCTGATGGGAAATATGTAGGTGAAAGAGTTATTGAAAACACGAGCGGTGTGATAAGGGACTGGAGAAACACTAGGATCCATAGTGGAGGCTGTGGATGATAAAGATATGGTCGCATTTTCTTGCATGAATTTACACCTGTCATCGCCCACCCAACTCCGGTGGCTGGTGTCGTTGACGATGCCTGAGGCACCGCAGTTGAGGAGTATACGGTCAGCTGGGGTGTAAGCAGGCACTGTGGCAGCAGACATTGTTGTTGCTGGGAAgagatggaggaggaggagaaggagtAGATATTTAGTAGTATGGAATTTCATGGTCGCTGAGTTGGATAGTAAAAAAATGTTcagtttgaatttgattcaCAAAACCTCTTATCATTACATGAGCAAAGACTTGTAAGTTTGCAGGTCAATGGTCCTACAAAGACAAGTCAGTTTGGAGggttatatggagtataattgaGCTTGTTATGTCTTGTTGTTGTCTCCACTTTTGTTCCATATCAAATTTGACACATGTTCCCTAAGTATTCACCATTTATCTTCATTGCCCTTTGACGTAGTCTTCGTACTTGGGGTGGACGCACAAACTATCTTTGTAGTGACAGCTAAATTCAGAAAATATCTTCGtactcatattattataagtGTGTCTGATTTGCTAAATAGTGACAGCTATATTCTCAATGTTctcatttattcattattaCTAAAACATTCCAAtccttttttaataaatttacaaaattctataaaatttaaattacatattcaaTGTATAGTGAATTTttcccatatttttattatcagTTTTTCCtaataaaacatattaaaaattgtaaaagaaAAGGTTTTGTATGAGTGAAAAAGTgtgtactactatttttgcTTTATCCTTTTTCACTAATTATAGGCTTAGTCTTAGGCTTGTCACCTGCGAGTATTTTAGTGATTGTGATGTACTAGTAAAGAGATCTATGCCAAACTTGGAAATTCTAgaatattccttttttttttttaattaaggagTCTCCACTTTTCCACTAACGGTTATTTGTGTTTCATGTCGAAGATATCATCCttagtaaaagagaagaaagttGCAATGAATTTCTTAGAACTGTAGTCAAAGTAGAAGCAGTTAAGCTctctaaaaataatactagcaaGAATGGAATTCCTGAAAAAGAAGTTAAATGAGGAAAAAACAGGCTCTTCAGCCATCAGCTATGAGGATTGGTGTTTCTGTTATTTTCTCCTTCcttaatactactatagttCACTTGTAAGCCTCTTATTTGATTAATGCTGCTCCAAGGCGTCAGTGTGTATATTCTAAATCTCGTGAATACACTCATACAACTGTTCTACTCTTATATAGTAATTGTCAGGCatgtaaaagaataaaataaactaaaaccaaTCAAGTACTTTTTGAGTTACCAGAAGAAGATGTTTGGAGTGCATCAGATTATTAGCTTTTGTCTCAAGCTCATCCTTTCTTTCCTCTATCACACAGCTCTCTCCTGTAATTACTTTTTTGAATTCTACTTTGCAAGACATTATTGTTTACTAGTATGAACGATTTTTAACACGTTTTCTAGATGGAGGGCAATGCTCAAAAGGATTCATCAAAACCGAAGCGAACGCAAGCCAGGATGATCCCCCCTCTGAGGTCGACACTATACGAAACATAGATGCAAGGCAGCTGAAATTCAATTAACGTTTTGGTGATAGTCCTCATATTTCTCATTCCACCACTCGCAGATTTTATGCTTTCTCTGTGAGTTATTCAAACTTGATTGCTATGGTGCCTATCATCGGATCAGAGGTGTTCCCTCAGTTCAGCCGATATCGGATGATTAAAATTGGCAAGACTGCGTGCCCGTTGAGGGAGGAACTAATACCTTTTCCGTGCGACAAGGGAAACATGCCTTTGCAACAAGAGCTTCATGTTGGAACACGGGaagaagtatattttttttggcagTTTTGTGACTAAGTCACTAAGCGTACACTTTATATGCACCTTTAAAAATTTGGATACAAGTCAAGAGGTACATGATGCTTAGGCCACTCtgtcttccttttcttttgtagggagtgtattttttattttgtaacttggGAGGGATGACAGTGGAGTTGAACAATATTTCGGCTGGCCTAACCGGTTGATTCTGAACAATTTGTGCCACATATCACATCCATAGAAACAAACACCTGGCTCTGATCGCTGTGAATCCCTTCGGCATCATTATCATCATCTTCCACCACCGTTGTCTCCTGTAACGCTGCTGCTAATTCGAGGCCCATCACCACATCAGCCATGCTAGGCCTTTCTAGTGGCTGAATGTGTATGCACCTCCCTGCTATTCCAACAAACACATCCAAACAACCTGCTGAAATCTGCCCCTCAAGGTTGCTGTCAATGAGCCCGTCCACTCGTCCTTCTCGTACACAAGTTCGAGCCCATCCAGCCAGGCTATGCTGCTCCTCATCCAGCCTCACATCCACCGCAGCTCTTCCAGAAATAAGCTCGAACAGAACCACTCCAAATGCATACACATCTGATTTTCTTGTCAGCTGATGAGTCGAAAGGTATTTCGGATCCAAGTACCCGAAGGTGCCCTTGACGTTGGTGCTGATATGAGTGAACGAATCGTTCGACTCTCCCATTTTGGACAGTCCAAAATCAGATATCTTGGCGATCCAGTTGTGGTCGAGTAGGATGTTAGTGGACTTGACGTCGCGATGTATGATGGCGTGTTCAGCGCCGGTGTGGAGATAGTGCAGTCCTTTTGCAGCGCCCATGGAGATCTGGAGGCGCTGCTTCCATGATAAAGGGGGTTTGTGGGAGCTGTAGAGATGGTCATGTAAAGAGCCGTGGGCCATGTAATCGTACACCAAGATCATCTCGCCTTCTTCGTCGCAGTAGCCGATAAGTGACACTAAGTGGAGGTGCCTTAGCTTCGACAGCATGTGGATTTCGGTTAGGAACTCGCGAGCCCCTTGATTGGACGACGGGTTTAGCCGTTTGATTGCCACGGTGGTGGCACCCTCGTCTATGACCCCCATGTACACGCACCCGAATCCTCCTCTCCCGATGATGGAGTTTCGATCTAGGTTGGATGTTGCAGCTTTGATCTCAGCGAGCGAGAAATATCTGCATGAATTCCAAGGGTGCGAATCAGCAGTAGTAGTTGAGGATGTTGACGTGGTTGAAGGAGGTAGGAAGGATGACTCGGCCATACTGCCATAAgattgcttcttcaatttatGATAAATCAGAAAACTCAATACTCCAACCACAGCAAGGACGCCGATCACCAGAGTCACCGTAACACCAATAATTACAGACAATCCTCGacttttcttctccttcagAGATGGGTGAAAATGGTTCACTGTGGCCTCAGGGTTGGCAGATGCTAGGCTCCCGTTTGTACGATTGAGCTTGAATATTTCAAGACCATTCAAGAAAGCATTACGATACTGTGGATCTTCTGCATAGACAGGAAACAGAGACAGAACCAGGTTTTGTTTCCCACGATCGCCGCGGTAATCAGGTGTCCATATTATGTAGTCCTTGAAGGTGGGAAGTAGAGGGCCGCCGGCCCAAGAAACAATATCGGCTGCATTATCCGCTTCAATATTGTTCAAGGATATCGAAAAAGTCCTTTGTCTTGACTTGGTTACACCCGGTGTAGATTCACAGAAGTGTAACCTGATGAGATAGTTAAACCCCGAATCCACCAGAAATTCCCAACCCAAGATGACAGTGGTATTCGCGGTCAGTCTAGCACTTGTGTATACTATATCTGGAGCATAGTGTGGAAGTGTGGTAATCTCAATGTTGTTGTTGGCGCGATAAGTCTTACCGGCAGCTTTGCCGACTAAGTAATCATCATCTGGGTACCAGGCCCGGTACATGCTGTTGTCGTCTTCAATACTAACTCTGCCACCGCCAACGTTTAGCCTGTAAAGAGTCTCATAGGCTGAATTGCCATCCAGATAATATATCTGAGTGTTCTCGTCGACATATTTGATGACCTCATTTCTACGCAAGTAGAGTTCATCCGGGATTGAGACAATTTCAATGCCGTTCACGAAGCCAGTAGAGGATGGCTCGGGGAAGAAAGTTAAAGCTAGTTTTTTACTAT
This window contains:
- the LOC125206855 gene encoding uncharacterized protein LOC125206855, which codes for MKLHSINILLLLHINFSTTTEPANTPANLILLNCGASGISNDTSHRTWVGDDHSSFSAVSLASTATNMDPNVSLVPYQTARVFNNSFTYTFPITKGQKFLRLYFYPNIYSHHNTYKSLFSVTANSFNLLSNFSAFLYSQNSSQPSFMKEFIINIKDHSKKLALTFFPEPSSTGFVNGIEIVSIPDELYLRRNEVIKYVDENTQIYYLDGNSAYETLYRLNVGGGRVSIEDDNSMYRAWYPDDDYLVGKAAGKTYRANNNIEITTLPHYAPDIVYTSARLTANTTVILGWEFLVDSGFNYLIRLHFCESTPGVTKSRQRTFSISLNNIEADNAADIVSWAGGPLLPTFKDYIIWTPDYRGDRGKQNLVLSLFPVYAEDPQYRNAFLNGLEIFKLNRTNGSLASANPEATVNHFHPSLKEKKSRGLSVIIGVTVTLVIGVLAVVGVLSFLIYHKLKKQSYGSMAESSFLPPSTTSTSSTTTADSHPWNSCRYFSLAEIKAATSNLDRNSIIGRGGFGCVYMGVIDEGATTVAIKRLNPSSNQGAREFLTEIHMLSKLRHLHLVSLIGYCDEEGEMILVYDYMAHGSLHDHLYSSHKPPLSWKQRLQISMGAAKGLHYLHTGAEHAIIHRDVKSTNILLDHNWIAKISDFGLSKMGESNDSFTHISTNVKGTFGYLDPKYLSTHQLTRKSDVYAFGVVLFELISGRAAVDVRLDEEQHSLAGWARTCVREGRVDGLIDSNLEGQISAGCLDVFVGIAGRCIHIQPLERPSMADVVMGLELAAALQETTVVEDDDNDAEGIHSDQSQVFVSMDVICGTNCSESTATMKFHTTKYLLLLLLLHLFPATTMSAATVPAYTPADRILLNCGASGIVNDTSHRSWVGDDRCKFMQENATISLSSTASTMDPSVSPVPYHTARVFNNSFTYIFPISKGQKFLRLYFHPNIYSHQDTSKSLFSVSANSFNLLTNFSAFLHSQNSSQPSFMKEFAIDIEDYNQTLVLTFSPEPHSTGFVNGIEIVSIPDELYLRINDSTKLIWENILGRSNSALETHYRLNVGGGRVNIEDDSGMYRAWYSDHDYLIGQDFGYTRAIGNSKIKATVPYTAPDIVYASARMTYNTSSLNWEFPVDSGFNYLVRLHFCEFTQGVTKSGQRTFSIFVNNEAYPAFDVVDMAGGPLIPTFQDHIMWPSSYHDYGNQNLISVSLHPDSAEYRNAFLNGLEIFKINNTNGSLASANPEPVVKSFELTVKPNQEKKIRKLILIFGSVVGILAVTGAFLRLNKAKKPSYGSAAESSFLPSSTTSTSTTSNTVDSHPWKSCRYFSLTEIKAATSNLDRKSIIGRGGFGCVYMGVIDDGATTLAIKRLNPSSNQGAHEFLTKIHMLSKLGHLHLVSLIGYCDEDGEMILVYDYMAHGSLHDHLYSSHNPQLSWKHRLQISIGAAKGLHYLHTGAEHAVIHRGVKSTNILLDQNWVAKISDFGLSKMGESNDSFTHISTNVKGTFGYLDPKYLSTHQLTRKSDVYAFGVVLFELISGRAAVDVRLDEEQHSLAGWARTCVREGRVDGLIDSNLEGQISAGCLDVFVGIAGRCIHIQPLERPSMADVVMGLELAAALQETTVVEDDDNDAEGIHSDQSQVFVSMDVICGTNCSESTG